In Candidatus Gastranaerophilales bacterium, a single window of DNA contains:
- the gatC gene encoding Asp-tRNA(Asn)/Glu-tRNA(Gln) amidotransferase subunit GatC, producing the protein MPDCAMILFKIIGDFKPMISTDDVKHVAKLARLELTAAEVAEFSKQLGDILKYVEQMNEVDTTNVEPMTTAIPIVNVMREDVVKYEQTREELMANAPVEEDGFFKVPKIN; encoded by the coding sequence ATGCCTGATTGTGCTATGATTTTGTTTAAGATTATAGGAGATTTTAAACCCATGATTAGCACAGATGATGTAAAACACGTTGCTAAACTTGCACGATTAGAACTTACAGCTGCAGAAGTTGCTGAGTTTTCAAAGCAACTCGGTGATATATTAAAATACGTTGAGCAAATGAATGAAGTTGACACAACAAATGTTGAGCCAATGACAACAGCTATTCCGATAGTAAACGTAATGAGAGAAGATGTCGTCAAATATGAACAAACAAGAGAAGAATTGATGGCAAATGCACCAGTTGAAGAAGATGGATTTTTCAAGGTTCCGAAAATCAACTAA
- a CDS encoding CTP synthase: MTKYVFVTGGVVSSLGKGIVAASLGRLLKARGYSVVIQKFDPYINVDPGTMSPFQHGEVFVTDDGAETDLDLGHYERFTDTNLGHINNVTSGSIYQTVIKKERRGDYLGATVQTIPHITNEIKARIKKATTQFKPDFLITEIGGTIGDIEGLPFIEAIRQFRSEAGIGNSISIHVTLLPYLPTSGELKTKPSQHSVATLRSYGIQPEILVCRTSKPIPKKEKEKLALFCSVPNDAVIECRDMKSIYEVPLAMEEQNLAGVVMQRLLMDDKKKTPDLKSWIELVDKIKNPKKTIKIAIAGKYTKLSDAYISVVESLKHAGYKHNAQIDIRWIASDECTDMDKTKEMLKDVDGLVIPGGFGIRGIEGKLNAIRYARENNLPFLGLCLGMQCAVIEYARNVVGLKNANSMEFDENTPYPVIDLMLEQKNVEGYGGTMRLGQFECKIKKSTKASDAYGATKIMERHRHRYEVNNEYRDKIAEAGLVFSGMSPDGMLCEMIELPKNDWFVACQFHPEFKSRPERPHPLFAGLIDAAAKRVEIK, from the coding sequence ATGACGAAATATGTATTTGTTACAGGTGGTGTTGTGTCATCACTGGGAAAAGGGATAGTCGCAGCATCGTTAGGAAGACTGTTAAAAGCGAGGGGTTACTCGGTAGTAATCCAAAAATTTGACCCCTATATAAACGTCGACCCCGGAACAATGAGCCCTTTCCAACACGGAGAAGTTTTCGTCACAGATGATGGAGCTGAAACCGATTTAGACTTGGGACACTACGAAAGATTTACTGATACAAATTTAGGTCATATCAACAACGTAACCTCAGGTAGTATTTATCAAACCGTTATTAAAAAAGAAAGACGAGGAGATTACCTCGGTGCAACTGTTCAAACTATTCCCCACATTACAAACGAGATTAAAGCAAGAATAAAAAAAGCAACAACTCAATTTAAACCTGATTTCTTGATTACAGAAATCGGAGGCACAATCGGTGACATTGAGGGCTTGCCATTCATTGAAGCTATCAGACAATTCCGCTCTGAAGCTGGTATAGGAAACAGCATTTCAATCCACGTTACACTGCTTCCTTATCTTCCGACCTCAGGCGAGCTAAAGACAAAACCATCTCAACACAGTGTTGCTACACTAAGAAGCTACGGCATTCAGCCTGAAATCTTGGTTTGCAGAACCTCTAAACCTATTCCGAAGAAAGAAAAGGAAAAATTGGCTTTGTTCTGCTCTGTTCCGAATGATGCTGTTATTGAATGTCGAGATATGAAAAGTATCTACGAAGTTCCTTTAGCAATGGAAGAACAAAATCTTGCAGGGGTTGTAATGCAAAGATTACTAATGGACGACAAGAAAAAGACTCCTGATTTGAAATCATGGATAGAGCTTGTCGATAAAATCAAAAACCCTAAAAAAACAATTAAAATCGCTATAGCTGGTAAATATACAAAACTTTCAGACGCTTATATTTCTGTCGTTGAATCCTTAAAACACGCAGGCTATAAACATAATGCCCAAATTGATATAAGATGGATTGCATCTGATGAATGCACCGATATGGATAAAACAAAGGAAATGCTCAAAGACGTTGACGGATTAGTAATCCCCGGAGGCTTTGGAATAAGAGGCATTGAAGGTAAACTCAATGCAATCAGATACGCAAGAGAAAATAATCTTCCTTTCTTAGGTTTATGCCTCGGAATGCAATGTGCAGTAATTGAATATGCTCGAAATGTAGTTGGACTAAAAAATGCTAATAGTATGGAATTTGATGAAAATACCCCATACCCTGTAATCGACCTTATGTTGGAGCAAAAAAACGTCGAAGGATACGGCGGAACAATGCGACTCGGCCAATTCGAATGTAAAATCAAAAAAAGCACAAAAGCATCTGATGCCTACGGAGCTACAAAGATTATGGAACGTCATCGCCACAGATATGAAGTCAATAACGAATATCGTGACAAAATCGCAGAAGCTGGTTTGGTATTCTCAGGAATGTCCCCTGACGGAATGCTATGCGAAATGATAGAGCTTCCTAAAAATGATTGGTTCGTAGCTTGCCAATTCCACCCTGAGTTTAAATCACGTCCGGAAAGACCGCACCCATTATTCGCAGGACTAATAGATGCTGCTGCAAAAAGAGTTGAAATCAAATAA
- a CDS encoding type II secretion system protein, which produces MKKAFTLAEVLITLVIIGVIAALTIPALLNNTNKEEYKTGVKKAYSVLSQAVQTHYALTGKRVEDVADDCGNDADCIFENFYSKRMNIVSSTTPSNSKACTVSGDGDSGDLTFYTADGMAFTINEYGDIVSVDVNGDKKPNLSTKSPDDPKDGGYYFEVEWGGKADNYFKPHGPAKCLIKGNTDDSSCDWSDSDGGSGEGEELR; this is translated from the coding sequence ATGAAAAAAGCATTTACATTAGCGGAAGTGTTAATAACACTTGTGATTATCGGTGTTATAGCTGCGTTGACGATACCTGCACTGCTCAATAATACAAATAAAGAAGAATATAAAACAGGTGTAAAAAAGGCGTATTCTGTATTATCACAAGCGGTACAAACCCATTATGCTTTGACGGGCAAAAGAGTAGAAGATGTTGCTGATGATTGCGGTAATGATGCTGACTGCATTTTTGAAAATTTCTATTCAAAAAGAATGAATATAGTGTCATCTACAACTCCATCAAACAGTAAAGCCTGCACAGTCAGTGGTGATGGGGATAGCGGTGATCTTACTTTTTATACTGCAGACGGTATGGCTTTTACAATAAATGAATATGGAGATATCGTTTCTGTAGATGTAAACGGTGATAAAAAACCAAATTTGTCAACAAAATCCCCTGATGATCCCAAAGACGGAGGTTATTATTTTGAAGTGGAATGGGGCGGAAAAGCAGATAATTATTTCAAACCCCATGGACCCGCAAAATGCTTGATTAAAGGCAATACTGATGATTCTAGTTGTGATTGGTCTGATTCAGATGGTGGGTCTGGTGAAGGCGAAGAGCTTCGGTAA
- a CDS encoding type II secretion system protein yields the protein MKKAFTLAEVLITLVIIGVIAALTIPALLQNTQQQEYKTAALKALSTISNATSMAYAKDGVTFDDLMDMTPDERTSELESMMQVSDRDVSLEFDASKAQGSSDYSLEGFSTTDGMLWGISTQGIWVDVNGSKGPNIAANSQDEPQDVIFMKPERYVADDMPQSEAWALYDFSCSCEWNRG from the coding sequence ATGAAAAAAGCATTTACATTAGCGGAAGTATTGATTACATTAGTTATAATCGGTGTTATAGCTGCGTTGACGATACCTGCATTGTTACAAAATACGCAACAACAAGAATATAAAACTGCTGCTCTAAAAGCTTTATCTACAATTTCAAACGCTACTTCAATGGCTTATGCCAAAGATGGTGTTACTTTTGATGATTTAATGGATATGACACCAGATGAAAGGACATCGGAATTAGAGTCAATGATGCAGGTTTCAGATAGAGATGTTAGTCTTGAATTCGATGCATCTAAAGCTCAGGGGAGTTCTGATTATTCACTGGAAGGTTTCAGCACTACTGACGGCATGCTATGGGGGATATCTACTCAAGGAATTTGGGTTGATGTAAATGGAAGCAAGGGGCCTAATATAGCTGCAAATTCTCAAGATGAGCCACAAGATGTTATTTTTATGAAGCCTGAAAGGTATGTCGCTGACGATATGCCTCAATCTGAAGCTTGGGCTTTATATGATTTTTCTTGTTCTTGTGAATGGAATAGGGGATAA
- the era gene encoding GTPase Era: MKNYKSGFVAIVGRPNVGKSTILNRMVGQKIAIATSKAQTTRRRIKGILTNDDAQIVFVDTPGVHKPLDKLGECLVDEAKQTLPDVDMLLFVVDGSTPAGRGDRWIVDNLLKDLKTPLIIVLNKMDLIKDALKREEILLSYKTLFNENYPCVKVSALTGRNFDTLIDNIVRKLPEGAPIYDSDELTDETMRNIARELIREKILLNTHDEIPHSVAVIIDKYEEKPKIDRIFAQIIVEHDSQKGIIIGKKGSMLKKIGSEARVEIEESAGKKVYLDLQVKVIKDWRKKSKNIEKMY, translated from the coding sequence ATGAAAAATTATAAATCAGGTTTTGTTGCAATTGTCGGACGACCGAATGTTGGTAAATCAACAATTTTAAACCGAATGGTCGGTCAAAAAATTGCTATTGCGACTTCGAAAGCTCAAACAACACGTCGCAGAATTAAAGGTATTTTGACTAATGATGATGCTCAAATCGTTTTCGTTGATACACCTGGAGTACACAAACCTTTAGATAAACTCGGCGAATGCCTTGTTGACGAGGCTAAACAAACTTTGCCTGACGTTGATATGCTTTTGTTTGTTGTTGATGGCTCTACTCCTGCCGGGCGTGGTGACAGGTGGATTGTTGATAATTTGCTTAAAGACTTAAAAACCCCCTTGATAATTGTGTTGAACAAAATGGATTTAATCAAAGATGCTTTGAAGAGGGAAGAAATTTTGCTCTCTTATAAAACTTTATTCAATGAAAATTACCCTTGTGTTAAAGTTTCAGCGTTAACCGGTCGCAATTTTGATACCCTAATTGATAATATTGTTCGCAAGCTTCCGGAAGGTGCTCCAATTTATGACTCTGACGAGCTTACTGATGAAACTATGAGAAATATAGCTCGGGAGTTAATCAGGGAAAAAATTCTTTTGAATACTCACGACGAAATCCCTCATTCAGTTGCCGTAATTATTGATAAATACGAAGAAAAACCAAAAATAGACCGCATTTTTGCACAAATAATTGTTGAACACGATAGTCAAAAAGGTATAATAATCGGCAAAAAAGGTTCTATGCTTAAAAAAATCGGCTCAGAAGCAAGAGTCGAAATTGAAGAATCTGCAGGAAAAAAAGTATATCTTGATTTGCAGGTTAAGGTCATAAAAGACTGGCGTAAAAAATCTAAAAATATTGAAAAAATGTATTAG
- a CDS encoding cation diffusion facilitator family transporter yields the protein MTSDSSSSETLSVPQGNDNKDFCPAVRSKQLAIIRAFIANIGIATIKLVCWLFSGSSALLSEAAHSFVDSFNSICLMIGLKRGSKPADEMHPFGYGLEANIWALFASILMLAGTAIAIGSGVDKILNSSLHNPADLLKNYPLMALTLLVSMCFEAWAVNSAMNAVLVEANVDITNNKIKDYMNSVKQIKHIKSPTTKFVWYEDSSALLGVIIAFIGLSVSKFLLPDEFVFLPDAIASILIGCILFFLAIYMLKNNVNFLTGQSAEPQIEDVIRRVASTMHGIACVHELKTMDMGTSGLIVNMTIEVDPEIQVKDADDIADMLERKIRNNVKNISHVAIEIQADDAEENWEDKFDKIIQEGEDISLIDNHEAKMLSNFYSFSQTVVKEVMVPRPKIVFVDAESSLLELMDIIIDSGHTRIPIYEDNVDNIIGVVNAKDVLKAVRDNAADDFAIKELAREIPIIPENKFISDLLSDFTSSKTQIAAVVDEHGGIAGIVTVEDILEEIVGEIYDEFDEAPVSEIIKIDDKTMNVSSQIDIDDMNERFDLDIPNEDFQTLGGYVFGLLGKEPEIGNIVEDRNITYKVIELDGRRISRVIMHKNTPFIDALEKEENEENEKL from the coding sequence ATGACATCAGACAGTAGCAGCTCGGAAACTCTTTCCGTTCCGCAGGGTAATGATAACAAGGACTTTTGTCCGGCCGTACGTTCTAAACAATTAGCTATTATAAGAGCTTTTATCGCAAATATCGGCATTGCTACAATTAAATTAGTCTGTTGGCTTTTTTCAGGAAGTTCCGCTTTGTTATCTGAAGCGGCCCACTCGTTTGTCGATTCATTCAACAGTATTTGTTTGATGATTGGACTCAAACGTGGCTCAAAACCTGCTGACGAAATGCATCCCTTCGGGTATGGTTTGGAGGCTAATATATGGGCTCTTTTTGCTTCAATTTTGATGCTTGCAGGTACTGCAATCGCTATTGGAAGTGGTGTTGATAAAATTTTGAATTCAAGCCTTCATAACCCCGCTGATTTGTTGAAAAATTACCCGCTTATGGCTTTGACTTTGCTCGTAAGCATGTGTTTTGAAGCTTGGGCTGTTAATAGTGCGATGAATGCAGTTCTCGTTGAAGCTAATGTCGATATCACAAACAATAAAATTAAAGATTACATGAATTCTGTGAAGCAGATTAAACATATCAAAAGTCCTACAACAAAATTTGTTTGGTATGAAGATTCCTCAGCTCTTTTAGGCGTAATAATCGCTTTTATCGGGCTTTCTGTTTCGAAGTTTTTATTACCTGATGAATTTGTGTTTTTACCAGATGCTATAGCTTCTATTTTAATCGGTTGCATTTTGTTTTTCTTAGCAATTTATATGCTTAAAAATAATGTTAATTTTTTAACAGGACAATCCGCTGAACCTCAAATTGAAGATGTCATAAGAAGAGTCGCAAGCACTATGCACGGAATAGCTTGCGTGCATGAACTTAAAACTATGGATATGGGCACTTCTGGATTGATTGTTAATATGACAATTGAAGTTGATCCTGAAATTCAGGTTAAAGATGCAGATGATATCGCTGATATGCTCGAACGTAAAATTAGAAATAATGTAAAAAATATATCCCATGTTGCCATTGAAATTCAAGCTGATGACGCTGAAGAAAATTGGGAAGATAAGTTTGATAAAATTATCCAAGAAGGTGAAGATATCTCCCTAATTGATAACCATGAAGCTAAAATGCTTTCTAATTTCTATTCTTTCTCCCAAACAGTTGTCAAAGAAGTTATGGTGCCTCGTCCTAAGATAGTTTTTGTCGACGCAGAATCTTCTTTGCTTGAGTTAATGGATATTATTATTGACTCTGGGCATACTCGTATTCCGATATACGAAGACAATGTCGATAATATCATTGGCGTTGTCAATGCAAAAGATGTTTTGAAAGCGGTTAGAGATAATGCTGCTGATGATTTTGCCATCAAAGAACTCGCTCGTGAAATACCTATTATTCCCGAAAATAAATTTATCAGTGATTTATTGAGTGATTTTACTTCTTCTAAAACTCAAATCGCTGCAGTCGTTGATGAACATGGTGGTATCGCCGGTATAGTAACTGTTGAAGATATATTAGAGGAAATTGTCGGCGAAATATACGATGAATTTGATGAAGCTCCTGTTTCTGAAATTATAAAAATTGATGACAAAACAATGAATGTATCAAGCCAAATCGATATTGATGATATGAATGAAAGATTTGACCTTGATATCCCTAATGAAGATTTCCAAACACTTGGCGGATACGTTTTCGGGCTGCTTGGTAAAGAACCTGAAATCGGCAATATTGTTGAAGATAGAAATATTACATATAAAGTTATCGAACTGGACGGAAGAAGAATTTCTCGTGTTATAATGCACAAAAATACCCCATTTATTGATGCTTTAGAAAAAGAAGAAAACGAAGAAAATGAAAAATTATAA
- the alaS gene encoding alanine--tRNA ligase gives MATPLTGNEIRRAFLDFFKEKHQSTEVKSSSLVPDNPTVLLTTAGMLQFLPYYLGLEKAPFDPARACSCQKCARAGGKDSDIENVGRTPRHHTFFEMLGNFSFGDYYKNEVIPWSWDFVTNYLKLDPERLWITIFETDDEAFDIWHNKVGIPADRIIRKGKKDNFWGPPGATGSCGPCSEIHYDLGEDLKCSDDCSIATCECDRWVEIWNLVFTELFQDEEGNQSPLDKKNVDTGMGLERITMVVQGKRSTFETDLLKPILDQVSQMTGVPYKQSEKTDISLRIITDHARCVSFMISDGVVPGNEGRSYVLRMIMRRALRHGKILGLELPFLNNLVDTIVDLYKEAYPELEKNRDKIKKTIKQEEERFNKTLDRGYKLINELIEKNENIDGESAFKLYDTFGFPLELTVEIAEEKGLKVDVEGFQKAMQEQKERAKAATQKISLTDDLVYVAIENEHGSTEFTGYDELQSEAKIIAKVDVDNNFVDVILDKTPFYGECGGQVGDTGFIENDSFKAEVLNTFRVNKLFVHRVQIINGELKTGETVSAKVDAQRRKNIAIHHTNAHLLQAALIKVLGEEVKQAGSYVDETKTRFDFSFSRAMTADEIQKVEKIMNNWISEGHSQHTDIMDIEEAKKTGAMALFGEKYDQKVRVVKVGNISSELCGGTHIKNTEDIRLTKIVSEGAVAAGTRRIEAICADSAFQFLNEKASEIDALAHKFKALPSEVNERVKKLVEENKLLQNELSKLKADMAKQKFQSFVSKAEDIKGGKLFISKLDGLDMQAVKTGVELLGSKLGNSIIVLVSVISSDQILIMVKVDDDFVKHGINAGKIVGEIAQATGGKGGGRPNFAQGAGKSTEGVDEILAKIKSDISNSL, from the coding sequence ATGGCAACCCCACTCACAGGAAATGAAATCAGAAGAGCATTTTTAGACTTTTTCAAGGAGAAGCACCAATCTACGGAGGTCAAAAGCTCGAGCCTTGTTCCTGATAACCCGACAGTATTATTGACAACAGCGGGAATGCTCCAATTTTTGCCGTATTATTTAGGGCTTGAAAAAGCACCGTTTGACCCTGCAAGAGCTTGTTCATGTCAAAAATGTGCAAGAGCAGGCGGCAAAGACTCTGATATTGAAAATGTGGGAAGAACCCCAAGGCATCATACTTTTTTCGAAATGTTAGGTAACTTTAGCTTCGGTGATTATTATAAAAATGAAGTTATTCCTTGGAGCTGGGATTTTGTCACAAATTATTTAAAATTAGACCCGGAAAGACTCTGGATAACCATATTTGAAACCGACGATGAAGCATTTGATATTTGGCACAATAAAGTCGGAATCCCTGCTGACAGAATAATCCGCAAAGGTAAAAAAGACAATTTCTGGGGACCTCCCGGTGCTACAGGTTCTTGCGGTCCATGCTCAGAAATCCACTATGACCTAGGCGAAGACCTAAAGTGTAGTGATGATTGCTCAATTGCCACCTGCGAATGCGACAGATGGGTTGAAATTTGGAATCTCGTTTTTACAGAACTTTTCCAAGATGAAGAAGGTAATCAATCGCCTTTAGACAAAAAAAATGTAGATACAGGAATGGGCTTAGAACGTATAACAATGGTAGTTCAAGGCAAACGTTCAACTTTTGAAACAGATCTTTTGAAACCGATTTTAGACCAAGTTTCTCAAATGACAGGTGTTCCTTATAAACAAAGTGAAAAAACTGATATTTCTTTGAGAATAATCACTGACCACGCTCGTTGCGTTTCATTTATGATTTCTGACGGCGTTGTACCGGGGAATGAAGGTAGAAGCTACGTTTTAAGAATGATAATGAGAAGAGCTCTAAGACACGGAAAAATACTAGGACTAGAACTCCCGTTCTTGAACAATCTCGTTGATACAATCGTAGACTTATACAAAGAAGCATATCCTGAACTTGAAAAAAACAGAGATAAAATTAAAAAAACAATTAAACAAGAAGAAGAAAGATTTAACAAAACTCTTGATAGAGGCTACAAATTAATAAATGAATTGATTGAAAAGAACGAAAATATTGACGGCGAAAGTGCCTTCAAGCTATATGATACCTTCGGTTTCCCATTAGAACTTACTGTTGAAATAGCTGAAGAAAAAGGCTTGAAAGTCGATGTTGAAGGTTTTCAAAAAGCTATGCAAGAACAAAAAGAAAGAGCAAAAGCAGCTACTCAAAAAATCAGCCTTACTGATGATTTGGTCTATGTTGCAATCGAAAATGAACACGGCTCAACTGAATTTACTGGCTATGATGAACTTCAATCAGAAGCTAAAATTATTGCAAAAGTCGATGTCGATAATAATTTTGTCGATGTAATTTTAGACAAAACTCCATTTTACGGCGAATGTGGCGGTCAAGTAGGTGATACAGGCTTTATCGAAAATGACTCATTTAAAGCCGAAGTTTTGAATACATTCAGAGTTAATAAATTATTCGTCCACAGGGTTCAAATAATTAACGGGGAACTAAAAACAGGTGAAACAGTTTCCGCAAAAGTTGATGCTCAAAGACGTAAAAATATCGCAATCCACCATACAAATGCCCACTTGCTCCAAGCAGCCTTGATAAAGGTTTTAGGCGAAGAGGTAAAACAAGCAGGTTCTTATGTAGATGAAACAAAAACTCGTTTTGACTTTTCTTTCTCAAGAGCAATGACCGCTGATGAAATACAAAAAGTTGAAAAAATCATGAACAATTGGATATCAGAAGGTCACTCACAACACACGGACATTATGGATATTGAAGAAGCTAAAAAGACAGGTGCAATGGCATTATTCGGCGAAAAATACGACCAAAAAGTAAGAGTTGTAAAAGTCGGCAATATATCATCTGAACTTTGCGGCGGAACTCATATTAAAAACACAGAAGATATCAGATTAACAAAAATTGTATCAGAAGGTGCAGTCGCAGCAGGTACAAGAAGAATTGAAGCGATTTGTGCAGACAGTGCATTTCAATTCTTAAACGAAAAAGCATCTGAAATCGACGCACTTGCACACAAATTTAAAGCACTTCCATCTGAAGTAAACGAAAGAGTCAAAAAACTTGTCGAAGAAAACAAACTTCTACAAAATGAGCTTTCTAAACTAAAAGCTGACATGGCAAAACAAAAATTCCAATCTTTTGTCTCAAAAGCAGAAGACATAAAAGGCGGAAAACTCTTTATCAGCAAGCTTGACGGACTTGATATGCAAGCTGTAAAAACAGGGGTTGAACTTCTCGGTTCAAAACTTGGCAATAGCATAATTGTATTGGTTTCAGTAATATCTTCTGACCAAATATTAATTATGGTAAAAGTCGACGATGACTTTGTAAAACACGGAATTAACGCCGGAAAAATAGTAGGCGAAATAGCTCAAGCTACAGGCGGGAAAGGTGGAGGACGTCCAAACTTTGCACAAGGAGCAGGCAAATCCACAGAAGGTGTCGATGAAATCCTTGCAAAAATAAAATCCGACATTAGCAATTCACTTTAA
- a CDS encoding sigma-70 family RNA polymerase sigma factor has translation MKEIIENYKNGIKLIIKNMTGKYNEDIEQEVYIKTWTHLDKYKETGKFKSWINTITANTCRDYLKSSVFKKSQQTDSSEDNLHKLSDNAISFDEKIIAKQRQEEIIKAINSLKPNFKEVIVMYEIYNLDYEEISKRIKKPVGTVKSRLFNARKELGVILKDLL, from the coding sequence GTGAAAGAAATAATAGAAAATTATAAGAACGGAATAAAACTCATAATTAAAAATATGACCGGTAAATACAACGAAGATATTGAGCAAGAAGTATATATCAAAACTTGGACCCACTTGGACAAATACAAAGAAACAGGGAAATTCAAAAGTTGGATAAATACAATTACGGCTAATACTTGTCGGGATTATCTAAAATCTTCTGTATTCAAAAAATCCCAACAAACAGACTCCTCAGAAGATAATTTGCACAAACTTTCAGACAATGCGATTTCTTTTGACGAAAAAATCATAGCCAAACAACGCCAAGAAGAGATTATAAAAGCTATTAACTCGCTAAAACCGAATTTCAAAGAAGTTATAGTAATGTATGAAATCTATAACCTAGATTACGAAGAAATATCAAAAAGAATTAAAAAGCCAGTAGGCACAGTGAAATCGAGGCTTTTCAATGCAAGAAAAGAACTCGGTGTAATACTAAAAGATTTATTATAA
- a CDS encoding Spy/CpxP family protein refolding chaperone, with amino-acid sequence MKKTTLCQIALAIALVGTFAGISEAAQCQGNPRPNPPMNDRMGPPPMRANLTPEQKAKMKKEHAKQKAKFDSRLNLTAEQKAKIEQNRIESQKKIKPLIDQMKAKREAIHKIQESNMSLAEKDKKIAPLKEDIKNLRKEAHQYREENRKAFESVLTDKQKKELAKMKKEHENKMQKNMKNHKPPMSHTPYDK; translated from the coding sequence ATGAAAAAGACTACACTATGTCAAATTGCACTTGCTATCGCATTAGTAGGGACATTTGCAGGAATTTCAGAAGCAGCTCAATGTCAAGGAAATCCACGACCCAACCCGCCAATGAATGACAGAATGGGACCACCTCCAATGAGAGCCAATCTTACGCCCGAGCAAAAAGCAAAAATGAAAAAAGAACATGCAAAACAAAAAGCAAAATTCGACTCAAGGCTGAACTTAACAGCAGAACAAAAAGCAAAAATCGAACAAAATCGTATCGAGTCACAAAAGAAAATTAAACCTCTAATCGACCAAATGAAAGCGAAACGTGAAGCTATTCATAAAATTCAAGAATCGAATATGTCTTTGGCTGAAAAGGACAAGAAAATAGCCCCATTAAAAGAAGATATAAAAAATTTAAGGAAAGAAGCTCATCAATACAGAGAAGAAAACCGTAAAGCATTTGAAAGCGTGCTAACGGACAAACAGAAAAAAGAACTTGCTAAAATGAAAAAAGAACACGAAAACAAAATGCAAAAAAACATGAAAAATCACAAACCGCCAATGAGTCATACCCCATACGACAAATAA
- a CDS encoding YajQ family cyclic di-GMP-binding protein: MAKDASFDVVSEFDKQELLNAVDQTKRDIISRFDLKNTNSDVILDGDKSVTITTSDDMKLRNILDILQSKLAKRNISIKILDPQGVENALGGNVRQIFNLKKGLTTELAKKIVADIKDSKLKVQASIQADQVRVSGKNRDDLQAVIQILRENEEKYDIPLQFQNYR, from the coding sequence ATGGCTAAAGATGCTAGTTTCGATGTTGTTTCAGAGTTCGATAAACAAGAACTTTTGAATGCAGTTGACCAAACCAAAAGAGATATCATTTCAAGATTTGATCTTAAAAATACAAATTCTGATGTGATTCTAGATGGTGATAAATCAGTTACTATTACTACTTCTGATGATATGAAACTTAGAAATATTTTAGATATTCTGCAATCTAAACTCGCTAAAAGAAATATTTCTATCAAAATCTTAGACCCGCAAGGGGTTGAAAACGCTCTAGGGGGAAATGTCAGACAAATTTTTAATCTTAAAAAAGGCTTAACGACTGAGCTTGCTAAAAAAATTGTTGCTGATATCAAGGATTCAAAACTTAAAGTGCAAGCCTCTATTCAGGCTGATCAGGTTAGAGTCAGCGGCAAAAATAGAGATGACTTGCAGGCTGTAATTCAAATCTTGCGTGAAAATGAAGAAAAATATGATATTCCTTTACAATTCCAAAATTACAGATAA
- the lexA gene encoding transcriptional repressor LexA — MLTEKQKKFFEKLKEMYGKEALPSFEIIANDFGFKHKNSVWQYFNKLKEAELIYERNNRFYISKESFGAILFTHAVKAGFATVAEDTIEKRVSLDESFAINKPSTFLFTVSGDSMIDLGIFEGDKVIVTKTSEAKNGDIVLAYIDDGYTLKTYRKKENKVWLQPANEKYPNLYPKEQLMIFGVAQGIVRKL; from the coding sequence ATGCTAACAGAGAAACAAAAAAAATTCTTCGAAAAATTAAAAGAAATGTACGGAAAAGAAGCTCTCCCCAGCTTCGAAATTATCGCCAATGATTTTGGATTTAAACATAAAAATTCCGTATGGCAGTATTTTAATAAACTAAAAGAAGCAGAATTAATATATGAAAGAAATAACAGATTTTATATATCTAAAGAAAGCTTCGGAGCAATTTTATTTACCCACGCTGTCAAAGCAGGCTTCGCAACAGTTGCAGAAGATACTATAGAAAAAAGAGTATCTTTAGATGAAAGTTTTGCTATCAACAAGCCTTCGACATTCTTATTTACAGTATCAGGCGACTCAATGATAGACCTGGGCATTTTTGAAGGCGACAAAGTAATTGTCACAAAAACCTCTGAAGCAAAAAATGGAGATATAGTCCTTGCCTATATAGATGACGGCTATACGCTCAAAACTTATCGAAAAAAAGAGAACAAAGTATGGCTCCAACCTGCAAATGAAAAATACCCGAACTTGTACCCCAAAGAACAACTGATGATTTTCGGAGTGGCACAAGGTATCGTCAGAAAACTTTAA